A single genomic interval of Stieleria maiorica harbors:
- the ilvD gene encoding dihydroxy-acid dehydratase encodes MSQLNKYSSKITQPKSQGASQAMLYATGMTREDMDKPQIGIASVWYEGNSCNMHLLDLAAEVKQGVQAAGMVGMRFNTIGVSDGISMGTDGMSYSLQSRDLIADSIETIMGAQWYDGLIALPGCDKNMPGCLIAMGRLNRPAIMVYGGTIKPGFRNGEKLDIVSAFQCYGQFIAGQISDDERQEIVEKSCPGAGACGGMYTANTMATAIEALGMSLPYSASTPAEDPQKKDECRLAGEAILELLEKDIKPRDIMTRTAFENAMVTVMALGGSTNAVLHLIAMARSVGVPLTIDDFQSVSDRIPYLADLKPSGRFVQEDLHSIGGTPAVMKYLLEKGLMDGSCLTVTGKTLAENVESLPGLKEGQKIVRTVENPIKPSGHIRILKGSLAPEGAVAKITGKEGLIFTGPARCFDSEEAMLAALEQKKIQKGDVVVIRYEGPQGGPGMPEMLTPTSAIMGAGLGSDVAMITDGRFSGGSHGFIVGHVTPEAQLGGPIGLLCDGDSITIDAETNSLDVALTDEELAERKSAWTAPALKAQRGTLYKYIKTVKSASEGCVTDE; translated from the coding sequence ATGTCCCAGCTGAACAAATACTCCAGCAAGATCACGCAACCGAAAAGTCAGGGTGCCTCCCAAGCGATGCTTTACGCGACGGGAATGACCCGCGAGGACATGGACAAGCCCCAAATCGGGATCGCGAGCGTTTGGTACGAAGGGAACAGCTGCAACATGCACCTGCTGGATTTGGCCGCCGAGGTCAAGCAGGGGGTTCAAGCGGCCGGGATGGTCGGAATGCGCTTCAACACCATCGGGGTCAGCGACGGGATCTCGATGGGCACCGACGGGATGAGTTATTCGTTGCAGAGCCGTGATCTGATCGCCGATTCGATCGAAACGATCATGGGCGCCCAGTGGTACGACGGATTGATCGCCTTGCCGGGGTGTGACAAGAACATGCCCGGATGTCTGATCGCGATGGGGCGTTTGAATCGACCGGCGATCATGGTTTACGGCGGCACGATCAAACCAGGATTCCGCAACGGTGAAAAGCTGGACATCGTCAGCGCGTTCCAGTGTTACGGTCAATTCATCGCCGGCCAGATCAGCGACGATGAACGCCAAGAGATCGTCGAGAAGAGCTGTCCCGGTGCCGGCGCTTGCGGCGGCATGTACACGGCCAACACGATGGCCACGGCGATCGAAGCGTTGGGCATGTCGTTGCCCTATTCGGCCAGCACGCCGGCCGAAGACCCGCAAAAGAAAGACGAGTGCCGGTTGGCCGGTGAAGCGATCTTGGAATTATTGGAGAAGGACATCAAGCCGCGCGACATCATGACCCGCACCGCGTTCGAAAACGCGATGGTCACCGTGATGGCACTTGGCGGCAGCACCAACGCGGTGTTGCACTTGATCGCGATGGCACGCAGCGTCGGTGTGCCGCTTACGATCGATGATTTCCAGTCGGTCAGCGATCGGATTCCTTATCTGGCGGATCTAAAACCCAGTGGCCGGTTCGTCCAAGAGGACCTGCATTCGATCGGTGGTACGCCGGCGGTGATGAAGTACCTGTTGGAAAAGGGGCTGATGGATGGATCCTGTTTGACCGTGACCGGAAAGACGCTTGCCGAAAACGTGGAGTCGCTGCCGGGATTGAAAGAAGGTCAAAAGATCGTCCGCACGGTGGAGAATCCGATCAAACCCAGCGGCCACATTCGAATTCTGAAAGGCAGTTTGGCGCCCGAGGGTGCGGTGGCCAAGATCACCGGCAAGGAAGGGTTGATATTCACCGGACCGGCGCGTTGCTTTGACAGCGAAGAAGCCATGCTGGCGGCGCTGGAGCAAAAGAAGATTCAAAAAGGCGACGTCGTGGTCATCCGCTACGAAGGCCCGCAAGGTGGTCCCGGGATGCCGGAGATGTTGACACCGACGAGCGCCATCATGGGTGCCGGATTGGGATCCGACGTCGCGATGATCACCGACGGGCGATTCAGCGGCGGAAGCCACGGATTCATCGTCGGTCACGTCACCCCCGAAGCACAACTCGGCGGTCCGATCGGATTGCTCTGCGACGGCGACTCGATCACGATCGATGCCGAAACCAACTCGTTGGACGTCGCGCTGACGGACGAAGAACTGGCGGAGCGAAAATCGGCATGGACCGCGCCGGCACTGAAGGCCCAGCGCGGGACGCTGTACAAGTACATCAAGACGGTTAAATCGGCCAGCGAGGGTTGCGTGACTGACGAGTAG